The following are from one region of the Azospirillum sp. TSH100 genome:
- a CDS encoding porin — MVRSALLLGAATLSLALVMGAGSASAQSKFDITLGGDAYFEGGYVNQDRDSGLRNTEFRNRLRLLVTPKAKADNGLEYGARIRLLAENGTGNVRTVTNDRAFMFVNGSFGTVHLGVENGPSDDSGVIAPSDWGTGGVDGSFPSWLGNSAANAPVTIGNIRALISGNSATRATYWTPEFAGFKFGASYQPSSDSSNTDINRSKLALASANRTGAYRDVYEVGGTYTNTLGGVAVNGSLFYLGGQAKNSTTTPAASFDDLSSTHAGLTLAYAGFKIGGSYAWSGDSGYAKSSATIVSREKQDVWTAGAQYTFGATTLGVGYLNAKDAGDLTVRGRSKFELFTVGAKYVVAPGFSVAPEYNHFKLSSDVAANSDKGDIFIIRTDLAF, encoded by the coding sequence ATGGTGAGATCCGCTCTGCTGCTTGGAGCAGCCACCCTTTCTCTCGCCTTGGTCATGGGGGCCGGTTCGGCCTCGGCCCAGTCGAAGTTCGACATCACGCTTGGCGGCGACGCCTATTTCGAGGGCGGCTACGTCAACCAGGACCGTGACAGCGGCCTGCGCAACACCGAGTTCCGCAACCGCCTGCGCTTGCTGGTGACGCCGAAGGCCAAGGCCGACAACGGGCTGGAATACGGCGCCCGCATCCGCCTGCTGGCGGAGAACGGCACGGGCAACGTCCGCACCGTCACCAATGACCGCGCCTTCATGTTCGTCAACGGCAGCTTCGGCACTGTGCATCTGGGTGTCGAGAACGGCCCCAGCGACGACAGCGGCGTGATCGCCCCGTCCGACTGGGGCACCGGCGGCGTCGACGGCTCCTTCCCGTCCTGGCTCGGCAACAGCGCCGCCAACGCGCCGGTCACCATCGGCAACATCCGCGCGCTGATCTCCGGCAACAGCGCCACCCGCGCCACCTACTGGACCCCGGAATTCGCCGGCTTCAAGTTCGGCGCCTCCTACCAGCCCTCCTCGGACAGCAGCAACACCGACATCAACCGCTCCAAGCTGGCGCTGGCCTCCGCCAACCGCACCGGCGCCTACCGCGACGTCTATGAAGTCGGCGGCACCTACACCAACACGCTGGGCGGCGTGGCGGTCAACGGCAGCCTGTTCTATCTCGGCGGCCAGGCCAAGAACTCCACCACCACCCCGGCGGCGAGCTTCGACGATCTGTCCTCGACCCATGCCGGCCTGACGCTGGCCTATGCCGGCTTCAAGATCGGAGGCAGCTATGCCTGGTCGGGCGACAGCGGCTATGCCAAGTCCAGCGCCACCATCGTCAGCCGCGAGAAGCAGGACGTCTGGACCGCCGGCGCCCAGTACACCTTCGGCGCCACCACGCTCGGTGTCGGCTACCTGAACGCCAAGGATGCCGGCGACCTCACCGTCCGCGGCCGCAGCAAGTTCGAGCTGTTCACCGTCGGCGCCAAGTATGTCGTCGCACCCGGCTTCAGCGTCGCGCCCGAATACAACCACTTCAAGCTCAGCTCCGACGTCGCCGCAAACAGCGACAAGGGCGACATCTTCATCATCCGCACCGATCTCGCATTCTAA
- a CDS encoding response regulator transcription factor has product MQALLIEPADLIADAIGKQLALCKVNHDRLDLNGLRDLVGGHGSADITHDAIIIGDVGDTEACVAMLRARNVTAAIICLIERRCANTTAGILRAGADDVLVKPVVSTEIRARLEAIRRRSYGLTSNAVTVGRLTVFLDGRDPEVDGERLRLSQREHAILSVLALNHRRVVSKEHIYEEVYGLSGSDPLDKVIDVYICKLRKKIDTATGGGRYIETVYGRGYKFEAPPDHVAPDRAKLMLDRWSNAGALAAPRVPFIPPVVPRAATRVTAR; this is encoded by the coding sequence ATGCAGGCTTTGCTGATTGAGCCAGCCGATCTGATCGCCGATGCCATCGGCAAGCAACTCGCCCTGTGCAAGGTTAACCATGACCGCCTGGACCTGAATGGCCTGCGCGATCTGGTGGGCGGGCATGGCTCCGCCGACATCACCCATGATGCGATCATCATCGGCGATGTCGGCGATACCGAGGCCTGCGTCGCCATGCTGCGTGCCCGCAACGTGACCGCCGCGATCATCTGCCTCATCGAGCGGCGCTGCGCCAACACCACCGCCGGCATCCTGCGGGCGGGGGCCGACGACGTGCTGGTGAAGCCGGTGGTCAGCACCGAGATCCGTGCCCGCCTGGAGGCGATCCGCCGCCGGTCCTACGGGCTGACCAGCAATGCGGTGACGGTCGGCCGCCTGACCGTCTTCCTCGATGGCCGCGACCCGGAGGTGGATGGCGAGCGCCTGCGCCTTAGCCAGCGGGAGCATGCGATCCTGTCGGTGCTGGCCCTCAACCACCGCCGCGTGGTGTCGAAGGAGCACATCTACGAGGAGGTCTACGGCCTGTCCGGCTCCGATCCGCTCGACAAGGTGATCGACGTCTATATCTGCAAGCTGCGCAAGAAGATCGACACGGCGACCGGTGGCGGCCGCTACATCGAGACGGTCTATGGCCGCGGCTACAAGTTCGAGGCGCCGCCCGACCATGTCGCTCCCGACCGCGCCAAGCTGATGCTGGACCGCTGGTCGAACGCCGGCGCGCTGGCCGCCCCCCGCGTGCCCTTCATCCCGCCGGTGGTGCCCCGCGCCGCCACCCGTGTCACCGCCCGCTGA
- the ytfQ gene encoding galactofuranose ABC transporter, galactofuranose-binding protein YtfQ, producing MSRKWVISAATAAAALFIGLGGVQAADKKLVVGFSQIGSESGWRAAETKTAKAEADKRGIDLKISDAQQKQENQIKAVRSFVAQGVDAIFIAPVVATGWDSVLKEAKEAKIPVVLLDRQIETKDQSLYMTAVTSDTVHEGRVAGEWLAKQTGGKCAVVELQGTVGSSPAINRKKGFDEIVAKNPGMKIIRTQSGDFTRAKGKEVMESFIKAENGGKGICAVYAHNDDMAVGAIQAIKEAGLKPGKDILVVSIDGVPDIFKAMAEGEANATVELTPNMAGPAYDALIAFKKDGKAPPKWIQTESKLFTPDTAKAEYERRKDAY from the coding sequence ATGTCCAGGAAATGGGTGATCTCCGCCGCCACCGCCGCTGCGGCGCTGTTCATCGGACTGGGCGGCGTCCAGGCCGCCGACAAGAAGCTGGTCGTCGGCTTCTCGCAGATCGGCTCCGAATCGGGCTGGCGCGCGGCTGAGACCAAGACCGCCAAGGCCGAAGCCGACAAGCGCGGCATCGACCTGAAGATCTCCGACGCCCAGCAGAAGCAGGAGAACCAGATCAAGGCGGTGCGCTCGTTCGTCGCCCAAGGCGTCGATGCGATCTTCATCGCGCCGGTGGTGGCGACCGGCTGGGACTCGGTGCTGAAGGAGGCCAAGGAGGCCAAGATTCCGGTGGTTCTGCTCGACCGCCAGATCGAGACCAAGGACCAGAGCCTCTACATGACCGCCGTCACCTCCGACACCGTGCATGAGGGCCGGGTGGCCGGCGAGTGGCTGGCCAAGCAGACCGGCGGCAAGTGCGCCGTGGTCGAGCTGCAGGGCACCGTCGGCTCGTCGCCCGCCATCAACCGCAAGAAGGGCTTCGACGAGATCGTCGCCAAGAATCCGGGGATGAAGATCATCCGCACCCAGTCCGGTGACTTCACCCGTGCCAAGGGCAAGGAGGTGATGGAGAGCTTCATCAAGGCCGAGAATGGCGGCAAGGGGATCTGCGCCGTCTACGCCCACAATGACGATATGGCCGTCGGCGCCATCCAGGCGATCAAGGAAGCCGGCCTGAAGCCGGGCAAGGACATCCTGGTTGTCTCGATCGACGGCGTGCCGGACATCTTCAAGGCGATGGCCGAGGGCGAGGCGAACGCCACGGTCGAGCTGACGCCGAACATGGCCGGTCCGGCCTATGACGCGCTGATCGCCTTCAAGAAGGATGGCAAGGCGCCGCCGAAGTGGATCCAGACGGAATCGAAGCTGTTCACGCCGGACACCGCCAAGGCCGAGTACGAGCGCCGCAAGGACGCCTACTGA
- the ytfR gene encoding galactofuranose ABC transporter, ATP-binding protein YtfR yields the protein MTASTAPPSASSSGPLLAIRGLSKAFLGVQALDGVDFTLRHGEIHALLGENGAGKSTLIKTLTGVYQRDGGTVALEGREIAPRGVEEAQRLHIGTVYQEVNLLPNLSVAENLFLGRQPMRWGLVDRGAMRRRARAVLQPYGLSIDVTAPLGRFSVATQQIIAIARAVDMSAKVLILDEPTASLDAQEVAVLFRVMRTLRSRGIGIVFVTHFLDQVYEVCDSITVLRNGRLVGERRTADLPRLDLVAMMLGRELEAAAHRIDLGPAEVDSRPPLASFKGFGKARSVEPFDLDIRPGEVVALAGLLGSGRTETVRLVFGMDRADKGEAAVDGQAVRLKGPRDAVQLGFGFCPEDRKKEGIVGELSVRENIILALQARQGWLKPIPRRRQEEIADRFIRLLDIRTPDAERPIQLLSGGNQQKALLARWLATEPRLLILDEPTRGIDVGAHAEIIRLIERLCADGMALLVVSSELEEIVAYSRRVVVLRDRRHVAELRGGEVSVERIVAAIASETPATGSGAEVRQ from the coding sequence ATGACGGCATCCACCGCTCCCCCTTCCGCATCTTCCTCGGGGCCGCTGCTGGCGATCCGTGGGTTGTCCAAGGCCTTCCTCGGCGTCCAGGCGTTGGACGGCGTCGACTTCACCCTGCGCCATGGCGAAATCCATGCCCTGCTGGGCGAGAATGGCGCCGGCAAATCGACGCTGATCAAGACGCTGACCGGTGTCTATCAGCGCGACGGCGGCACCGTGGCGCTGGAAGGGCGGGAGATCGCGCCGCGCGGGGTCGAGGAGGCGCAGCGCCTGCACATCGGTACCGTCTATCAGGAGGTCAACCTGCTGCCGAACCTGTCGGTGGCGGAGAATTTGTTCCTGGGGCGCCAGCCGATGCGTTGGGGGCTGGTCGACCGCGGTGCCATGCGGCGGCGGGCGCGGGCGGTGCTGCAACCCTACGGGCTGTCCATCGACGTGACCGCGCCGCTCGGGCGCTTTTCGGTCGCCACCCAGCAGATCATCGCCATTGCCCGGGCGGTCGACATGTCGGCCAAGGTGCTGATCCTCGACGAGCCGACTGCCAGCCTCGACGCGCAGGAGGTGGCGGTGCTGTTCCGGGTGATGCGGACCCTGCGGTCGCGCGGCATCGGCATCGTCTTCGTCACCCATTTCCTCGACCAGGTCTATGAGGTCTGCGACAGCATCACCGTGCTGCGCAACGGCCGGCTGGTCGGCGAACGGCGCACGGCGGACCTGCCGCGCCTCGACCTCGTCGCCATGATGCTGGGGCGGGAGCTGGAGGCGGCGGCGCACCGCATCGACCTCGGCCCGGCGGAGGTGGACAGCCGTCCGCCGCTGGCCAGTTTCAAGGGATTCGGCAAGGCGCGCAGCGTCGAGCCCTTCGACCTCGACATCCGCCCCGGCGAGGTGGTGGCGCTTGCCGGATTGCTGGGCTCCGGCCGGACCGAGACCGTGCGGCTGGTCTTCGGCATGGACCGTGCCGACAAGGGCGAGGCGGCGGTGGACGGGCAGGCGGTGCGGCTGAAGGGGCCGCGCGACGCCGTGCAACTCGGTTTCGGCTTCTGCCCGGAGGATCGCAAGAAGGAGGGCATCGTCGGCGAGTTGTCGGTGCGCGAGAACATCATTCTGGCGCTCCAGGCGCGGCAGGGCTGGCTGAAGCCGATCCCGCGCCGCCGCCAGGAGGAGATCGCCGACCGCTTCATCCGCCTGCTCGACATCCGCACGCCGGACGCCGAACGGCCGATCCAGCTGCTGTCGGGCGGCAACCAGCAGAAGGCGCTGCTGGCGCGCTGGCTGGCGACCGAACCGCGGCTGCTGATCCTCGACGAGCCGACGCGGGGCATCGATGTCGGCGCCCATGCCGAGATCATCCGCCTGATCGAGCGGCTGTGCGCCGACGGCATGGCGCTGCTGGTGGTCTCGTCGGAGCTTGAGGAGATCGTCGCCTACAGCCGCCGCGTCGTCGTGCTGCGCGACCGCCGCCATGTGGCGGAACTGAGGGGAGGGGAGGTCAGCGTGGAGCGCATCGTCGCCGCCATCGCGTCGGAGACGCCGGCCACCGGATCGGGCGCGGAGGTGCGGCAATGA
- a CDS encoding aldose epimerase family protein: MPIERFLFDTHEGRPVEGFILSAGGLETTLTAHGARLVRMLVPGRDGVSADVVLGFDRLADYLASDAYFGATCGRYGNRIGGAAFSLDGVRYGLAVNEPPNQLHGGPDGFDRRIWDAQVEEAENAVTFTLVSPDGDQGYPGTLTATTRYQLGEDGVLDIRMTATTDRATIVNIVHHSYWNLGGHASGDLRDHRLTVRGGFTTPVGADLIPTGEVRPVDGTPFDLRGGVVLSEALDAVGGFGFDHNWCLEGPAGELRPVAVLEHPGSGRRMELATDQPGLQVYTGGYLSEKIVGKGGQPYRRFAGLALECQRFPGSPNIGHFPSARLDPGETYRHRMQLRFRTS; this comes from the coding sequence ATGCCCATCGAGAGATTTCTGTTCGATACGCACGAAGGACGGCCGGTCGAGGGCTTCATCCTGTCTGCCGGCGGGCTGGAGACGACGCTGACCGCCCATGGCGCCCGGCTGGTGCGGATGCTGGTTCCCGGCCGGGATGGAGTTTCGGCCGACGTGGTGCTGGGCTTCGACCGGCTGGCGGATTACCTGGCGAGCGACGCCTATTTCGGCGCCACCTGCGGCCGCTACGGCAACCGCATCGGCGGGGCGGCCTTCTCGCTGGATGGCGTGCGCTACGGGCTGGCCGTCAACGAGCCGCCGAACCAGCTGCATGGCGGGCCGGACGGGTTCGACCGGCGGATTTGGGACGCCCAGGTGGAGGAGGCGGAGAATGCCGTCACCTTCACCCTGGTCTCGCCCGACGGCGACCAGGGCTATCCCGGGACGCTGACGGCGACGACCCGCTACCAGCTGGGCGAGGACGGGGTGCTGGACATCCGGATGACGGCGACGACCGACCGGGCGACCATCGTCAACATCGTCCATCACAGCTATTGGAACCTGGGTGGGCATGCGTCGGGCGACCTGCGCGACCACCGGCTGACGGTGCGCGGCGGTTTCACCACGCCGGTCGGCGCCGACCTGATCCCGACGGGGGAGGTGCGGCCAGTGGACGGCACCCCCTTCGACCTGCGCGGCGGGGTGGTGCTGAGCGAGGCGCTGGACGCCGTCGGCGGCTTCGGCTTCGACCACAACTGGTGCCTGGAGGGACCGGCGGGGGAGCTGCGGCCGGTGGCGGTGCTGGAGCATCCCGGCAGCGGCCGGCGGATGGAGCTGGCGACCGACCAGCCCGGCCTTCAGGTCTATACCGGCGGCTATCTCAGCGAGAAGATCGTCGGCAAGGGCGGGCAGCCCTATCGCCGCTTCGCCGGTCTGGCGCTTGAATGCCAGCGCTTCCCCGGCAGCCCGAACATCGGCCATTTCCCGTCGGCGCGGCTCGATCCCGGCGAGACCTACCGGCACCGCATGCAGCTGCGATTCCGGACGAGCTGA
- a CDS encoding ABC transporter permease codes for MTLSAPGPSRNLPQYGALIAVLLANWLLFPDFFAIRLQDGRLFGSLIDVLNRGAPVALLAIGMTMVIATRGVDLSVGAVMAISGAIAATMTGAGWSLPAVLAASLAAGLLCGLWNGLLVAVLRIQPIIATLILMVAGRGIAQLVTEGQIVTFTSPALAFIGSGSFLTVPMPVVLTIVALAVTALLVRATALGLMIEAVGVNRLSSAGAGVNTPVVLVAVYVWCGLCAAVAGLIVTADIRGADANNAGLWLELDAILAVVVGGTSLLGGRFGLVLSVVGALIIQSMNTGILLSGFKPEFNLIVKAGVLLVVLLLQSPALTLLLPRPKGARPIGTVKPPVAPTSGGAKP; via the coding sequence ATGACGCTGTCCGCCCCCGGCCCGTCGCGCAACCTGCCGCAATATGGCGCGCTGATCGCCGTTCTGCTGGCCAACTGGCTGCTGTTCCCCGATTTCTTCGCCATCCGTCTTCAGGACGGCCGGCTGTTCGGCAGCCTGATCGACGTGCTGAACCGCGGCGCCCCGGTGGCGCTGCTCGCCATCGGCATGACGATGGTCATCGCCACCCGCGGTGTCGACCTGTCGGTGGGTGCGGTCATGGCGATCTCCGGCGCCATCGCCGCCACCATGACCGGGGCGGGCTGGAGCCTGCCGGCGGTGCTGGCGGCGTCGCTGGCGGCAGGCCTGCTGTGCGGGCTGTGGAACGGGCTGCTGGTGGCGGTTCTGCGCATCCAGCCGATCATCGCCACTCTGATCCTGATGGTCGCCGGCCGCGGCATCGCCCAGCTGGTGACCGAGGGGCAGATCGTCACCTTCACCAGCCCGGCGCTGGCCTTCATCGGCAGCGGATCCTTCCTGACCGTCCCGATGCCGGTGGTGCTGACCATCGTGGCGCTGGCGGTCACGGCGCTGCTGGTGCGGGCGACCGCGCTGGGGCTGATGATCGAGGCGGTCGGCGTCAACCGGCTGTCGAGCGCCGGGGCCGGCGTCAACACGCCGGTGGTTCTGGTCGCCGTCTATGTCTGGTGCGGGCTGTGCGCGGCTGTGGCCGGGCTGATCGTCACCGCCGACATCCGCGGCGCCGACGCCAACAATGCCGGGCTATGGCTGGAGCTGGACGCCATCCTCGCGGTGGTGGTCGGCGGCACCTCGCTGCTTGGCGGGCGCTTCGGGCTGGTGCTGTCGGTGGTGGGGGCGCTGATCATCCAGTCGATGAACACCGGCATCCTGCTGAGCGGCTTCAAGCCGGAATTCAACCTGATCGTCAAGGCGGGCGTCCTGCTGGTCGTCCTGCTGCTGCAATCGCCGGCGCTGACCCTGTTGCTGCCGCGGCCCAAGGGCGCCCGGCCGATCGGGACGGTCAAGCCGCCGGTGGCGCCGACCAGCGGAGGGGCGAAACCATGA
- a CDS encoding phospholipase D-like domain-containing protein, which translates to MSATPGTARRGFIPTPAGPVLVPGRTCWRLEKADRMAVIIDAAAYFARIKAAILHARHTVMLIGWDFDTRIKLEPDDPMPDVPNELGDFLSWIVRVRPDLTINVLKWDLSVLKMPFRGRTPLVLLDWMSSRRLRFRLDSAHPPGACHHQKIAIIDDALAFCGGIDMTTDRWDTPDHRDGDPRRVRPNGQPYGPFHDVTTAVDGDAARALGDLARERWRRATGEELIPPPPVEPYWPENLEPDFRDIPVAIARTDPMADDEGRDKTGKRGVREIEALYLAAIAAARRFIYLESQYFASQRIVGAIAARLAEPDGPEVVVVNPERTPGWVEEEAMGSARSLLVQRLRERDPQGRFRILAPVTAGGQGIYVHAKVLVVDDRLLRVGSSNINNRSQGLDSECDLAIESPDGACPDGERPEVCRAIRSVRTRLMAEHLGVAVEEVERTEEATGSLTATVDRLMRPDGRSLRPLEPEPLSEAECRLVDDRLLDPDRPEPMAATILRGATLFGDVNRTAWRVGAGVAAGAAIMTVAAVGLAVLARRNGLGKNFREG; encoded by the coding sequence ATGTCTGCGACGCCGGGAACTGCCCGACGAGGCTTCATACCGACCCCGGCCGGCCCGGTGCTGGTGCCCGGCCGGACCTGCTGGCGGCTTGAGAAGGCCGACCGTATGGCGGTCATCATCGACGCCGCCGCCTATTTCGCCCGGATCAAGGCGGCGATCCTCCATGCCCGCCATACGGTGATGCTGATCGGCTGGGATTTCGACACCCGGATCAAGCTCGAACCCGACGACCCGATGCCGGACGTCCCCAACGAGCTGGGCGATTTCCTGTCCTGGATCGTCCGGGTGCGGCCGGATCTGACGATCAACGTGCTGAAATGGGATTTGTCGGTCCTGAAGATGCCGTTCCGCGGCCGGACTCCGCTGGTGCTGCTCGACTGGATGAGCAGCCGGCGCCTGCGCTTCCGCCTGGACTCCGCCCATCCGCCGGGCGCCTGCCACCACCAGAAGATCGCCATCATCGACGACGCGCTGGCCTTCTGCGGCGGCATCGACATGACCACCGACCGCTGGGACACCCCCGACCATCGCGACGGCGATCCCCGCCGGGTGCGGCCGAACGGTCAGCCCTACGGCCCCTTCCATGACGTGACCACGGCGGTCGACGGCGACGCCGCGCGGGCGCTGGGCGACTTGGCGCGGGAGCGCTGGCGCCGGGCGACCGGCGAGGAACTGATCCCGCCGCCGCCGGTCGAGCCCTATTGGCCGGAGAATCTGGAGCCCGACTTCCGCGACATCCCCGTCGCCATCGCCCGCACGGATCCGATGGCCGATGATGAGGGGCGTGACAAGACGGGCAAGCGCGGCGTGCGCGAGATCGAGGCGCTGTATCTGGCCGCCATCGCCGCCGCCCGTCGGTTCATCTATCTGGAAAGCCAGTATTTCGCCTCCCAGCGCATCGTCGGTGCCATCGCCGCCCGCCTGGCGGAGCCGGATGGACCCGAGGTGGTGGTGGTCAACCCGGAGCGCACCCCCGGCTGGGTCGAGGAGGAGGCGATGGGCAGCGCCCGCTCGCTGCTGGTCCAGCGCCTGCGCGAACGCGATCCGCAGGGACGCTTCCGCATCCTGGCGCCGGTGACCGCGGGCGGGCAGGGCATCTATGTCCACGCCAAGGTGCTGGTGGTCGACGACCGGCTGCTGCGGGTGGGGTCGTCCAACATCAACAACCGCTCCCAGGGGCTGGACAGCGAGTGCGACCTCGCCATTGAAAGCCCGGACGGCGCATGCCCTGACGGCGAGCGGCCGGAGGTCTGCCGCGCCATCCGCTCCGTTCGCACCCGCCTGATGGCGGAGCATCTGGGCGTCGCGGTGGAGGAGGTGGAGCGGACGGAGGAGGCGACCGGGTCGCTGACCGCCACGGTCGACCGGCTGATGCGGCCCGACGGCCGTTCGCTCCGCCCGCTGGAGCCGGAGCCGCTGAGCGAGGCCGAGTGCCGGCTGGTCGACGATCGCCTGCTCGATCCCGACCGGCCGGAGCCGATGGCGGCGACCATCCTGCGCGGGGCGACGCTGTTCGGCGACGTGAACCGGACGGCGTGGCGCGTCGGTGCCGGGGTTGCCGCGGGGGCTGCGATTATGACGGTGGCGGCGGTTGGATTGGCGGTTCTGGCCCGCCGGAACGGGCTTGGGAAAAATTTTCGGGAAGGGTGA
- the yjfF gene encoding galactofuranose ABC transporter, permease protein YjfF — protein sequence MTGALQRFLPLIVTTAVLVVGFLICAAQFPNFASWRVVGNLLTDNAFLGITAVGMTFVILSGGIDLSVGAVIGFTTVLLAVLIEQGGWHPIPAFAVALIAAGGFGAAMGGVIHVFQMPPFIVTLAGMFIARGLGFVLTTDSVPINHPLYGELNDMALRFDFGLKLSLPALLMLGVVLAAVVLAHWTRFGANLYALGGNRQSAELMGVPVARTTVAVYGLSGLLAGLAGIVFSLYTGAGYSLAATGVELDTITAVVIGGTQLTGGYGYVVGTFVGVLIQGLIQTYITFDGSLSSWWTKIAIGVLLFVFILLQKGLLVVWAGRGGEPAEA from the coding sequence ATGACCGGTGCACTCCAGCGGTTCCTTCCGCTGATCGTCACCACCGCCGTGCTGGTGGTGGGCTTCCTGATCTGTGCCGCGCAGTTCCCCAACTTCGCCTCCTGGCGGGTGGTGGGCAACCTTTTGACCGACAACGCCTTTCTCGGCATCACCGCGGTCGGCATGACCTTCGTCATCCTGTCCGGCGGGATCGACCTGTCGGTGGGTGCGGTGATCGGCTTCACCACCGTGCTGTTGGCCGTGCTGATCGAGCAGGGCGGCTGGCACCCCATTCCCGCCTTCGCCGTGGCGCTGATCGCCGCCGGCGGATTCGGCGCGGCGATGGGCGGGGTGATCCATGTCTTCCAGATGCCGCCCTTCATCGTCACGCTGGCCGGCATGTTCATCGCCCGCGGCCTGGGCTTCGTCCTGACCACCGATTCGGTGCCGATCAACCACCCGCTCTATGGCGAGCTGAACGACATGGCGCTGCGCTTCGACTTCGGGCTGAAGCTGAGCCTGCCGGCGCTGCTGATGCTGGGGGTGGTGCTGGCGGCGGTGGTGCTGGCGCACTGGACGCGCTTCGGCGCCAACCTCTATGCGCTGGGCGGCAACCGCCAGTCGGCGGAGCTGATGGGCGTGCCGGTGGCGCGGACGACGGTGGCGGTCTACGGGCTGTCGGGGCTGCTGGCCGGGCTGGCCGGGATCGTCTTCTCGCTCTACACCGGCGCCGGCTATTCGCTGGCGGCTACGGGCGTGGAACTGGACACCATCACCGCGGTGGTGATCGGCGGCACGCAGCTGACCGGCGGCTACGGCTATGTCGTCGGCACCTTCGTCGGCGTGCTGATCCAGGGGCTGATCCAGACCTACATCACCTTCGACGGCAGCTTGAGCAGCTGGTGGACCAAGATCGCCATCGGCGTGCTGCTGTTCGTCTTCATCCTGTTGCAGAAGGGTCTGCTGGTGGTCTGGGCCGGCCGCGGCGGCGAACCGGCGGAGGCGTGA